A region of Ictalurus furcatus strain D&B chromosome 1, Billie_1.0, whole genome shotgun sequence DNA encodes the following proteins:
- the ntn2 gene encoding netrin 2, with the protein MKDICELLLVCWLVGVASMIPDTTAHDTDPFSVQASSTDPCYSESGSARYCIPEFVNAAFGQEVTVSSTCGRRNCEHTHLTDLNSAQNLTCWQSEMLRSMPFNVTLTLSLGKKFEITYISLHFCSEKPDSMAIYKSMDYGRSWTPFQFYSSQCRRVYDRPNRAEITKLNEQEPLCMEMPNSADSSNAILVFSTLDGRPSRTNFVSSPVLQDWVTVTDIRVTFNRPKMNKDMREPAYFYAMSDFQVGGRCKCNGHAHRCMRDKDGMMVCDCKHNTEGSECDRCKPFHYDRPWQRATPKDANECLPCNCNLHARRCRFNMELYKLSGRKSGGVCMNCRHNTAGRHCHYCKEGYYRDMSRPITHRKACTACDCHPVGAAGKTCNQTSGQCQCKDGVTGLTCNRCAKGYQQSRSPVAPCIKIPAIHPTAIVSSTEGPADCESYCKPAKGNLKINTKKYCKKDYAVLVSVLDMETVGDWAKFSVSLVSVYKSREPLKRGENTLWVHMKDLACKCPRIHMGKRFLILGSGGVGASAERVGLTADKNSLVIQWRDIWTRRLRKFQRREKKGKCSATEHNPEA; encoded by the exons ATGAAAGACATTTGTGAGCTTCTATTGGTCTGTTGGTTGGTGGGAGTGGCTTCAATGATTCCAGACACCACAGCCCACGATACAGACCCCTTCTCTGTGCAAGCATCATCCACTGACCCCTGCTACAGCGAATCAGGTTCCGCCCGCTACTGTATTCCAGAGTTCGTTAACGCAGCGTTCGGTCAGGAAGTGACCGTATCGAGCACCTGTGGCCGTCGCAACTGTGAGCACACCCACCTGACAGATCTAAACTCCGCCCAGAACCTCACCTGCTGGCAGTCGGAGATGCTTCGGTCCATGCCGTTTAACGTCACACTGACACTTTCACTAGGAAAGAAATTTGAAATCACTTACATTAGCTTACACTTCTGTTCTGAGAAACCGGATTCCATGGCTATTTATAAAAGCATGGACTATGGACGTAGCTGGACACCATTTCAATTTTATTCTTCTCAGTGCCGGCGAGTTTACGATCGCCCGAACAGGGCGGAAATCACCAAACTCAATGAGCAGGAGCCACTGTGCATGGAAATGCCCAACAGTGCTGACTCCAGCAATGCCATCCTCGTGTTCAGCACTCTGGATGGACGACCTTCAAGAACAAACTTTGTCTCCAGCCCTGTTCTCCAGGATTGGGTCACTGTTACTGACATACGTGTGACATTTAACCGCCCGAAAATGAACAAAGACATGCGAGAACCCGCCTACTTTTATGCAATGTCAGATTTCCAGGTGGGCGGCAGATGTAAGTGTAATGGCCATGCCCACAGATGTATGAGGGACAAAGATGGGATGATGGTCTGtgactgcaaacacaacacggaAGGATCCGAGTGTGACCGATGCAAACCGTTCCACTATGATCGTCCATGGCAGCGTGCCACGCCCAAAGACGCTAACGAGTGTCTGC CATGTAACTGTAATCTACATGCACGGCGCTGCAGGTTTAACATGGAGTTGTATAAGTTATCAGGACGAAAGAGTGGAGGCGTGTGTATGAACTGCAGACACAACACAGCTGGACGACACTGTCACTACTGCAAAGAGGGCTACTACAGAGACATGAGCCGACCAATCACACACCGCAAAGCCTGCACAG ctTGTGACTGCCACCCGGTGGGAGCTGCAGGTAAGACGTGTAATCAGACATCTGGTCAGTGTCAGTGTAAAGACGGAGTGACTGGTCTCACCTGTAATCGTTGCGCTAAAGGCTACCAGCAGAGCCGCTCACCTGTAGCCCCCTGCATCA AGATTCCTGCTATTCATCCAACAGCAATAGTGAGCAGTACAGAGGGACCTGCAG ACTGCGAGTCCTACTGCAAACCAGCCAAGGGCAACCTGAAGATCAACACAAAGAAATACTGCAAAAAGGACTATG cCGTCCTGGTGAGTGTGTTGGACATGGAGACTGTGGGTGACTGGGCAAAGTTCTCCGTCAGCTTGGTGTCAGTGTATAAGAGCCGAGAGCCACTGAAGAGAGGCGAAAACACGCTGTGGGTGCACATGAAGGATTTGGCGTGTAAATGTCCACGCATTCACATGGGGAAACGCTTCCTCATCCTGGGATCGGGCGGGGTCGGTGCCAGTGCAGAGAGGGTGGGGCTTACCGCAGATAAAAACAGCCTGGTCATACAGTGGAGGGACATCTGGACTCGACGCCTGCGCAAGTTCCAGCGCAGGGAGAAAAAGGGAAAATGCAGTGCTACGGAACACAACCCTGAAGCCTGA